The stretch of DNA CCAGAGACCCTGGTTTTGAGGATACTgtagatggacagatggatggactcCTGCTGTTAGTGAACCTAAACTGGCTGCTTGCCAACTTCAGATCAGTCCAACcccaaaaataaacttttattttatcgTATTGTACCATCGAAGCCCTTGAAAGCTTTGCTGCATTCTCGGAGATTGTGTGTTGGTGCCCGGGCACTAAAATTATTTGATTGAATCACTTTGAGTCCCAAGTGGTACAGCGGTAGCACTGATGCCTTGCAGAAAAGAGACCAGGGTACACATTCCAGGCCCACCCTGTggggaggttgcatgttctccctctgtctctgtgggtttccaacaggtgcttgggtttcctcccactctcCAAAGACTTGAGAGAGATCCAGAGATTTGGTAAACTGGTAAAGCTAAATTGGACGTGGGGTGGGCGTGTGAGTGTTTGtcgtgtgatggactggcgccccttgtccagggtttgttcctgccttgcatcctatgctaCCTATGCTAGCTGGATAGGCTTCAGCAAACCCTGgcctggattaagtaggttaaaaattatttgactttgaattactttgtatttctttttcacaataaataataagCAGTTGAAAAAATAAATGGGTTAATGAAAAGAAATTCTCATCATTCTCTAAATGCATTTGTGAATAAGCCGTGTGTTTTTCACATTTACCCACTAGGGGCCGCTGTTCTCCCATTCACCTCACTTAATCCAGACTCTGAAGTTCAGGACCAGGGCCTAATGGGGCTGCAGCTTCTCATCCCACCCAACTTCTGCTTTTAGCTGGAGTCCTACCTTCATTAGGCAAGCTGCTACTGCTTATTGTTTGATGTGTTGGTGTCATTTCAGAAAttaccattttttcattttttattagaatgtaagaagtatttacagtatgtacaatagTGCAgcagctgtgctacctgtctaaaacACTTTGAAATCTAAATCATtgatgtagacctcagtgttaacatttgcagtgtgccatctattgaaatgcattttctattgcatgtgtcattccaacagatggcacatcacaaacatttttattaataaaatgcatttctatctatctatctatctatctatctatctatctatctatctatctatctaatgtttgtgattcaccatctgttggaatgacaaattcaattcaTTTGTGTCTCTCATATGCCATTTAGTGAATGATACCCAACTTCAGAGCCACAATGCTATATATAACTGCAAGTCTACATCAGCAGATCCACACCAGCAGTTTCATGGCGTAAGTCAAGATTTGGGGTTAGTGTGGTTATCTTGTACATAAACAGCTTAGTTTAGGTTTAGCTTTTGGTTAAGGGTTAGTGTTGTTTGCTTGTAGTGTAGATGTGTAGCGACGACACTTCTGCTGTGAAACTGCTGCAGTGTAACTGCTGGTGTAGACAGGCGGTCACATACGGCATTGTGGCTCTGCAGTTGGATATTATTGACCAAATGGTATATTacagacacatgcattgcatttgttattccaacagatggtaaaTCAcaagcattagatagatagatggattattacatgcattgcaaaatacattccaatgtaAACATTAACACTCAGGTGTGCggtgattacttagatttcaacccatctcagGCGGGTCGCACAGCTACAACAGAAACAAACTGtagacaagcacacacacacacttccacttcTCTAAGGATTTCTGTTTTGGTGCAGTACCAGTGTGACGGCCAAAAGATGGCAGACAAAGACactttaagattatttttttttttcccagttgccACCACCTCAAAGATTATGTGATTTGGCCCTGGGCATAAGTGGACTATCACAGGTAGAtatgaaggcgctatatacttAAATAGATTGTTCTTAAAGGCACAACAAAATGGACATCAGGGCATTTATGAAAACATCATGtcagactagatagatagatagatagatagatagatagatagatagatagatagatagatagatagatagatagatagatagatagatagatagatagatagatagatgacctGCTGTAATCTATTTTATTGTACATTAAAGACTAATCTAGCTAAGTATATattgccttacacatctatctatctatctatctatctatctatctatctatctatctaatcctgcaaactatgttatctatctatctatctatctatctatctatctatctatctatctatctatctatctatctatctatctatctatctatctatctatctatctatctatctatctatctaatcctgccaactacactatctatctatctatctatctatctaatcctgccaactacgctatctatctaaaTTTACTCTTTCACGAGATGTGCTAACTGTGGCGAGGTAGACGCGTGCCGATAAGGCGAGTAGGGCCGCCACATGCGTAACCATCTTTATTGGGTGATTATGCTCGCCTCAGCTTGGTTTTAAAATGGTGCACCTGAATAAAGGGAGGGGAAGTTGGGAGtgagtgaagaaaataaaagttaaggAATCGGTTGGTCGAGAAACAAAAAGACaaggaagaagagagaaaagatggAAAGATGAGTGAGAGCATGGGCGATGTGATGACACAGATGGGCCTTCACAGACAGCAGAGTCATAAACTGGTCCGGTGTAGCGTGAAGCAGGGATGATGACGGCGGACTGACGTGTAAATTGTTCAGCGACAGGAGTACAGCTCTGCTCCCAGTTGTATTTTCTACAAGTAGTTCATTAAAGAAGCGGAGTCATAGCTGATACAATCGGCAAGTGTtctttatttgaggttttctaaTTATGCTGCCTCTTTAAATAGAATCTGAAGAGTAATTAGATGAAGACTATAGGAAGTGGAGGACATCCACAGTGACAGAAGATGTATTCAGTGTACTCATTGTGCAGAATGGTCTGATATTGTGTAATAAATGTTTACACTTTGTGCTGAGCTTTGCCTTTTAGACATGCagggcttttttaaaaaatggtggaAATGTGAATCTGAGGTCAGTTATGTAAAACCAGAGTGTTTGTTTATCAGACTGGACACGCTGTCCGGAGCTGGAGGTTGCTTTGTGCCTGACAGTTCAGGGAGACGCTGCAGCTACAGTGTATTGAGAGaatcttcagaccccttcacttagttcacattttgttatattgcagcctcgTGCTAACAttgtttcagttcagtttttctcTCATTAAGCAACACGTAATACCCCAGAATGGCAAACTGGAAACAGCAGTTAAGGAATTGTTgcagatgtattaaaaatgaaaactgaagtaTGACATTTACACAAAcactcagaccctttgctatgacacatgACATCTGGCTCAGGGCCATCCCGTTCTATGGACATCACTGAGATATTTCTACACCTTAGCTGGAGTCCACGTGGAGTCAATTCAACTGATTATACTGATTAGGAAAAGCACAGACCTGTCTGTAGAAGGAAAATTGTTGAGCAGAAACCAGGCCTTGAGGGTGAAGGACTTACCTACGGGGCTTAGAGACAGGACTGGGTCAAGGTGAAGATCTGgggaaggcagcaaaaaaacatTCCAGCAGATTTGAAGATTCTCAAGAATAAACGGAACAACCACAATTCTTACATTGGGAAAACTAACCAAGACGGCCAAAAACCCGAttgtcactctggctgagctccagagaacctgtgtgggtagagatgggagaaacttccagaagggcaaGCATCACTGCAACGCTCCATCAATGTAGtccttatagtgcctttcctatctatctatctatctatctatctatctatctatctatctatctatctatctatctatctaatcctgccaactacgctatctatctatctatctaatcctgccaactacgctatctatctatctatctaatcctgccaactacgctctatctatctatctatctatctaatcctgccaactatgctatctatctatctattgtgaacccagacacagacaggcggacatgttgatttccaccaccacacttttattttctacaatatttacaattataagtgtcactcagacacagtcacgtgcaccacaaaccccaacacacagtcctggccacacaatgccttttcttcgggccgcctccacactcctctcgtgcctcgtccttcttccacccgactccagccctgaatgaagggagacggccccttttatacatgtcccggatgagctccaggtgtttctgaCACTCccctgttggccacgccccagcgtggcggaagtgccggctgttctcccggcagcacACCGGATGTCCtttttaatcttccccccagcacttccgggtgtggcggaagtgctgaggtaacaggtccccaaggcattggggcactccctggcggtaaccacgggcccctgcagggtggggtttccatgccctcaacccgtgacccccaaagcaaccagggcggcggtacccacgtgatccagggtgggcgcagacccacatccggtccctcacggcgtcccggccgggtcgttgcccctggcaaccctgacagtgccccacagccagtgaAGACCATTCAGGAAGAGCGACACGTCCCGCGAGAGCAGCATACCCATGAAGCGGGGACAGCCGGAGTCCGGTCCTGCTCTCCAAACAGGAATAGGGGCGGAGATgcggcctgagcaccaccacttggtgctctcctgtgcctcgcacaggtcgCGGTCCCCCCTTTTTCCGGCACCCTGGGGCCCCTTCttttggcaccccctccgaggcctccgcgcccctttgttcggagccactcgctcccttgcagcctcctccagccatGGTGGCACCCGCACGCCAGCGGAGAGATCCTTCAAAAGATGGTCCGACttctgagggcaggtccccaacgaagggggtcctactgcttgtccaGGGTCCGTCCCTGCAACAAAGagaaacacaggggcagaaccgctgcctgggcacccttcctgtgccacgcactggcagcgttcccccctccattcggcaccccggcacttgcctgttcggcaccctctctgTGGATTCCATGTCCCTCCTATTGTTGGAACCGCCTGCACTCTTTTCCTCTccaccggcctcagggattccctctgcccccgcagagggtgGCCAACACCTGGACGTGTGCACCCAGCATCGCGTCCCAACCTATCGGAGAATCGGCACTCAGCCTCCAATTCCTACTATCACTCTgggacgccttgacggtctgaGTCcccttatgaaaaagaaagggcctccttcccgtctgcgtccctacagagtGGCGCGAGACCGTGGCCGACTTGGggtggagggcgctaggacccagtgcacttagcagcccgtgtccaaccagcgtcctcacggactcccccctcgccgcgcgcACAGCCCCCTGCGCCGCACCTAcagtcggagggctgcttacttgaagctgatcctGTGAGTCACAGCcgtgttcagcagaccctcccttATGCTGTATGGGGACGACTGAACCTACCTTCCCCGCCATGCTGCTCCGGCTGGAGAATCCAGTGCTGCGCCGTCGGATCGCCAATCGAAGCTCTTCTATGGACGCGACTGCCTTAATCTCCATTACCTGCATCTCTGCCCGGAGGAAACGTAGCACCTGAAACAAacgctgctccgcgggctgaaggcacgcctccagctccgacagagcagccggcaaagacaggaaggtaaccgacgcggagcctacctgtctgtcagccccGGACGCcagcaacttcctgtgggcctcctcctctggcccaatcgagTCTCCCCCCTGCACGTGATGAatattccttggtcccgcctctatacagtcattggtgggcgcgcaagacacaccatccaatcgcgtgcctgtcagggggagggacttctggtccgcggccatcttgcctcccgtTCTGCGGCGgtgacgtgcttgccggcagccttgctgttgccagcgcctctcgatcTGCAGCGTTTCCTTCTCTGCAGCTCCCACAGCTGGCAGACCGGCATGcacccgccactgacgcggatccgggaagtccctgcctggaaaagaGAAAACATGCCTGCcaataggcagggaactcacctcccgggtGCCGTCCAACCGAGGAAACGTTCTcagcgtggcctctctggacacAATGTTGGCCctggcgcctccagcaacggcgcactcctcggagaccgctgcactcatgGCTTGCACGCCGCCAGCCCGCAATAGGGTAAAACGGCTCTCCTGCAgacccctggcggcccccacgtgatccagggtgggcgcagacccacatccggtccctcacgacgtcccagctgggtcgttgcccctggcatccctgacactatctatctatctaactgtctGTCTgcctaatcctgccaactacgctacctatctatctatctgcctaatCCTGCTAACTAcgctacctatctatctatctatctatctatctatctaaaattgtTCATTGGAACATTTGTAATGAGAACAAGGTGAGGTCTTTCAGCCCCACcagctattttattattttcacctaaaattgtttaaattaacataatttcGAGATCtgtaaagtcctactctccatcaCACTACTTAGTAATTCATTCCACGTGTCCACAGTTTGCTTCCAAGTTCGAGTGGTTCAGCAGCACTCACCTCCATGTTCCCCCAGTGTTATAAGGACTAAAGTAAATCTACAGGAATTAGCAATCAGACAGTTAATTTTCCGTTCTTTCGCCTCCTTTCCACAACAGAAACATCAGAGGATACTCTGACTGTTATCATGACCGACTGTCAAACTAGGCCAATCATACGTTACGTAATGACTTCCTCTTCTGGAGAATTCTAGGAGACAATGTTTACATTCATCTTTGACTAATAAGCCATGAAAATAATTATGAGAGCCGCTTGTTCCGAGCAAGTAACTCTGAACAAACCTGTTAGAACGTCCATCAAGAGACCCTCCCATCTCTCTGCTTCCCATGTAGAAGtcgttgacatttcctgcttctCTTATGCAAGCCTCCTGttgtcaaattttattttatttctcaaatACTGCTGCCCTTTCATCAGAGTGCAAACAGCAAACAGATTAAGTAATTCCATCCTTGTTTCAAAGCCTAAAAATCAGTGAATTTTCGTAACATGTGAGGTCGATAAATATACATCCTTATGTAACATTAAGAAGCTCTCACCAGAAGATGAACAGTCCTGCTCTCAGGATAAAGCAGTAGCTTTAGAGTCAGCAGCCACACCACCTGctcttcagaagaggtcacccacctgcaGCTACGGCTGCTCAGGCCCTGCcaggacttggatgggagatcaactgggaaaagcttgggttgctggtgaaagaaggtgttggtgaggccagtagggggtgcttaccctgtggtctgaatgtgggtcccaatgccccagtgcagtgatggggatgcTGTGCTATAAACATGGTGATATCATTTGGGTAAGAcataaaatcgaggtcctgactctcagaTCTGAGGGTATTTTTCATGTAGAGTAAGGTGGtgtcccaatgtcctggctaaattgtccaaaatggccaTGTCCAGTCtgggccccctaatcatcctctgtctatCTCTGTCATCACCTAATAGCTAACGTGTGCCGAAGGTACTGCTGCTATAAAGGCTGCCACGTCGTCATCCAGGTGGgagctctcatctgtaaagcgtTTAGAGTAGTGAGAAAAAAGTGTTATATAAGTGTCATTTATCTAAATATATacaattcttttcgcgtttgaaatggaaattacgtatgaccacagaacatattataatacactaAGTGCGTGCGTATGACCGGAAACAGCGTAACTAGCGCTTACATTTCATGCCAAATGTCATTGAGGCGACAATCTTGACAAATGCTGGCAGAGGGAATAATGTCTTCATACCACGTATCCCGCTCATCCCTGCGGACATGCCATTTGACTTCAAAAGGCTACAATTTCCGGTCCGCCTTGCATTTGCAATTACAATAAAGAGAGCGCAAGGCCAATCACTTAAAGTTGTAGGAATCAATTTAGAAAATCCAAGCTTctcccacggtcagttatatgtagCATCTTCTCAGGATGAAAACACcgaaaaatgtatattgtaatgacccggcagtcagcgctaacagcctggtgcattatgggtatttctttaaagtttactttttatgttaattaagcaaggcagtcgatttcttttgtattagagatgtcatgtgtttatgtcaagttagtttgggtgggtttggttcattctggccgtgcctagaagagcgtaacactgtccggggaacactggcaccatcaggccagTGTGACACCTCTCTCCGCATTGTTCCACTTGTCAGGCGCTCTAGCATAACGCTGTTCTCTcggatggcacgctctaattcgaCAATACTCTgctccataacggcgtcttctaaacagcctgagATCCCACTGTAACAACTtgtagttgagtattgaagttcttggagctgaactttgctgcgcatttcccccaagctatcggctagcggaatgccagcgccatacacgcagctgtacctagctcagtaagcaggcgaacactcgtgtcccatacaccgcacgaccccgagcgtctctgtaaataattgcatagatggaatatctagcaagacacagctctgtcctttacaacctctttaatagagccgagagtcaaaaacaaagcttaacacattgcaaggccattgccaaggtcattcataaagacatctttctccatgatggtaactgttacactctcatataactgggctgcaaatgaaccaaacccacccaaactaacttgacataaacacataacatctctaatgcaaaagaaatcgactgccttgcttaattaacataaaaagtaaactttaaagaaatacccataatgcaccaggctgttagcgctgactgccgggtcattaccaTATGTTACCGGCAAAGTAAGAAAAGCCGGCATTCTATAGAACACCTAGGCGTTGTATATAATGCCCGGCGTTTTTAGGCAATGTATGGAATATGAGAATTTTTACACAgtttccctaggcattgtatagaatgacaaatgctatttaggcaaagtataaaaaaaggTCCTGAAAAGGCTATTATATAAATGACGTGCATTCCTCAAATATACAAatgttattctgaaaaaaataatgagagtgccattaaaaaaaatttattcaaaatacctaaagaaaaatgaaagttgtacaaaacaaaatgtatgcctttcttattaagggaaacaaaattttcatataaaaaataagaaattaccCTTAACCTAATTATTGCAACATGGCAGGCTTGAATGACgttttgaattacatttcattacatttttcacgcaaagacatttcatattttggcgctttgttttacacatacatttgacGAATCCTTGGCCGCTTCCACTGGACTGAGCAGTTGCAACTGACCGGAGAGGAATTTCATGGTCAGGAATATCTTCAATTCTAAGCAAGTTCTTAGGGCATAAAGTGAATTGTGATCTCGCatatacttgttttaaaattcCTTCAGAAGTTCCAGGTCGGTAGAAACCATCCTctgtcacactcattacaactgccaATATATTggagcacagtaaaaaaaaaaacaaattttctgttgaacaaatttaagtaaaattgcGTATTTTGACACTCCCGAACAAAACGcaaagtgcaactgacaaatTCTAAGCCTGAGGACGCGCGTTAAAAGTCACGTGCCTTGCCACTCGATGTTCGAAACGAATCGGAGATGTACTTCATAATTGGCCGGTTTCTCATTCGGCATTCTATAGAGTGTGAAATATTAATCGTTTCATACATTGCCGGCTAGTTTTGggcattatatacatatatattatattatatattctatAGAATGCCGGATTTCAAACTTTGCCGGTAACATATACATTTATGCACCTAATgggcaaacaaaaaatgtagtttacccgaaagcactgcagtagtactcaatgtatctttacttcttaaatgtgaatgttttactgtttaataatttatgcgCTTCTTATATGTCATTCAAATTATCTCAtcgaaatgttttaataattgatATTTATATGCAATGTGCTTCTTATATATTACTTCATATTCTCATATGATAATGATGTTAATAATgttgtttatattgatttctatGTTATTGTAAATGCTCtttatttgttcaaaaataaaattggtaattttcaaacttattttataaatactgcattttatgtttttcccttgcactcagtgagcgaagccactgggtaatcagctagttattattattattattattattattattattattacaggtcATTCAGATAATCCATTCGCTATTAGGTATCCACAATAGCATCAGGAATGATGAGATTAGCAGATTAGAGTTTCAGGAAGGTACAACCTACAGGGTGGTCCCCCATTTACAGTGGCgacaaaaagtattcaccctctgtGAACACCATAACTGGTGTAGGGGTGTCCTGGGAGGTCACAATCAATGGACTCTGTTGATGGTAGTGCAGCTAGGATGGTTCCTAGTTAGGGGAGACAAAATAATGGATGGTCTTGGGAAGACTTTAAACCAGAGACTGGTGGTCCCCAAGTACgataggtggcagtgctcctctggcaCGGTCCCAATTTGGACACCTTCAAGGTTGAAAGAGGAGcactgttggggtccttgggtgtcACCAGAGGGGGCTGCACAAGTGTGTCAGGTAAcacgactggggctcctttacacaCACGGCAATGCGTCTTCATTGACATGACCTTAGCGAGTCGGTGTCAGTGGGCAGTAGTGATGGGAGGTCCGGCTCTTTTCAAAGATTTCGGCTGTTTTGGCTCGGCTCCCGTAGAAGAGCCGGCTCTTATGGCTCCCAAATGGCTCTTCATTTATAATCACTCAGAGCCTTCTATTTTAGCCTAATTTAACAATTATGAATGGTGTCACGCATGAGCGCTTGGGGAACAGCTGATCGACCCGGTTTGCTTCGGAAAACGTCCCCCAACGGCAGTGTACTAGCCTGTCTCTCTTTACTTTCTCAGAAACACCGAGACGTCACAGCCGTAATTAACGCCCGGGCGGCTATAGGAAGCACACACTTCCGGGTCTATTTATTCCCTCTGCCGACCCGTGATGACGTCATGCTCCCAGAATCCACCACATCTATCCCAGCATTCTTCACAGCAATATCCAGTC from Polypterus senegalus isolate Bchr_013 chromosome 16, ASM1683550v1, whole genome shotgun sequence encodes:
- the LOC120516417 gene encoding uncharacterized protein LOC120516417, which translates into the protein MQVMEIKAVASIEELRLAIRRRSTGFSSRSSMAGKVGTRCWVHTSRCWPPSAGAEGIPEAGGEEKSAGGSNNRRDMESTERVPNRQVPGCRMEGGTLPVRGTGRVPRQRFCPCVSLCCRDGPWTSSRTPFVGDLPSEVGPSFEGSLRWRAGATMAGGGCKGASGSEQRGAEASEGVPKEGAPGCRKKGGPRPVRGTGEHQVVVLRPHLRPYSCLESRTGLRLSPLHGCTILKPS